The sequence below is a genomic window from Mercenaria mercenaria strain notata chromosome 14, MADL_Memer_1, whole genome shotgun sequence.
taaagtcccgtgtacccgtgtacccccccccccccacctcggGCAAAACATTGATGCATTACACGAGTTAACGACGATATTCTAATCAAGGGATTAATCAATTATATTTGTATGGTTTGGATAAATTAGTGATTTGTTGTttcttgttttccattttgtctCACTGACTAGGATTATTACAAATTCTAACTAGCTTAAGGACTCAGTTTCAAAACGATTCTGTATGCATAACTGAAACTGTTTGCCCCTATACTGTTGGATGgttcatgtatattttgtaattttttttaaagatttttatgaagTTGTATGTTATGTAAATACACACTGTAGTAAACTTCTGAATATTTTTCAGCTTGGGGTAAACAATGTCGATGCGCCAAGTTTTGTTTCAAATGGGAGAAAATGAGGGGTTGGTGTGGAAAGAAATGGCCAAGAAGGGTGGTCTGCTGTAGGAGATGGGGATATGGAGGATACGGCGGCGGATACGGCGGTGGATACGGTTTGTATATATAATGGATACAAAATGGAAGTTGTCAGTATTTGAATATCAGTCTTGGTTTCAAAAACTGATATATTCGTACCGGCTATAGAGCAATCTAAACGACCGATACTAAATTTGAAAGTCGGATTGCCGAATGAGGCAATTGGTTTCCGAAGCAAATCGATAAAACCACACTGTTCAATTTGGCTGAAACCTACTTCTCTGTATTCCATCAGTCagttttgaacaatattttaaaaaaatatcatggaGTCAGTATATATGCTGCTTTCTCGACAAACTGGCATAGGTAATTTTTCATACGTCAAAAAAGACAACTCATTTCTGGAAACGAGATTACAGAAACGTATATCTTACATTACTAGGAGGCTACGGCGGCTACGGAGGTTATGGCGGCTACGGAGGCTATGGAGGCTATGGAGGTTATGGAGGTTATGGCGGCTACGGAGGCTATGGAGGTTATGGAGGTTATGGTGGCTACGGAGGCTATGGTGGTTATGGAGGCTACGGAGGCTACGGCTACGGAGGCTACGGAGGCTATGGAGGTTATGGCGGCTACGGAGGTTATGGTGGCAAGAAAGGCTAAGCGGTTTGTTGTATTCTTATTTCTCTTATTTCTTATAAATGGAACTAATTTGCAAATTTGAATTTGTACACAGTTAGAAAACGTGCATTACTCGAGTGTTTCCAGCAGTTCAACCctattaaaactatttttattagATTTCGTTAAATTCTAGCTGCGTGAAACATCAATTTAGTATCGAGCGAAAGCCTTTAAAGAATTTAAAGCAAAGTAGTCATAAATTGGTGTTTGATTAATTTGATGCGATACTTTGCGTTTGTTACATCAGCGACATTGGTAATATTTATATCTTTCTTTCGCTTTCAGAATGTCCCAAGAACGACTCTTCAAACTGATAAATGACGACCGCATACGTTTAAATCATTAGAATCGACgaatatttacatgtaaatgttttcCATACAGTAATAAAAGTTCTGTATTCTAGCGtgaaatgctgtttttgttttcattttaatgcaaatgAGCTGTGAAACATGTGTCATAGATTTTAATTCGTTCTTCTTAAACTATAAACTTAATTAAACTGAGAGAGTTTCAGCACAATCAATTCTGTAAAGAAAACATATTGTTACAAATTCTGATATTGATggattattatataattatgataaaccaATATACAAAACCAAATTCATTATACGCATAAACACATGATAAAGGACTTTATTGTAAACCtatatataatttgttaaaaatacgGATTGTATTTCACAtgtaaatacgaacaggcaggAACAAATCCGTATCGTACCTTTTGTATTTTATCTTACCGTACATTTCATGTAATAGGCATGACCTGACACAATaccataaataaaacaaaaaaactccACTCAGTTTTTGTTATTATCAATTCGAATCACACTTGGCATTTTCGTGGCTCGTGTGATCCGGCCTGGCAATTATTTATATTCGCTCGagtcgaatacagcatcccagatcaagctgtTATAATATCCCTATAAAACCATGCAGTGAATTCTACCTAAAATAAGATTTCATACAACAGCTTTTTTCCTACACGaaatgtatatattgttgtaGTACACTATGTCTGAAAACAGGACAAGGAGGCTTTTTCCTTATTCCTTTTGAAATAAAGAATATAGAATTTATTCCCTGTTTGGAGATTGCTTTGTAAAAGCAATGTGAAAACTGTCCTTTCTCCCGGTTAAAAGCCTAACATGgcataaaacaaacataaaagatTACAATACGAACATGTAAGATCGAAATTATTGATTAATGAATAAGGAAGGCcgaataaagaacaaaaaaatctggaaattagaagAAGTGACTGTCACACAAACCTCTTTGAAACATTGATGAAGGTAAAGGCGCTTTTCTGCGAGGTGCTGCAGTTGTAAGCCTTGAGATatgaaagcaatgtccaaaacTCATCAAGTTGCTCAATTTGCAGGAAGTCATGTAGATGCGGAACGTTCCGAAACCAGTGAATGAATACAATAAAGACAGCAATAAATAACTTAAAGCCAAAGATACGTCAAAAAGACTGTGACATTGATAATAACTTATTAATTAAAACTGTAATGTTGAATAAGGAAAAAAATGAAGTGGTACCATAACGGTTTTTCAGagagaataaaaatgaatattgaaaCAATCACATGTCATGCAAACGTGTTTTAAATGATACAGCAACTAAAGATTGGAACCCTGAAGAAGTTTTCTTTCAAAATGCTGAAATTGTATGCCTTGAATTTCAAATATGAGTACAAAGTATTAAAATTCATAAAGTCTTTGCATGTCGGGTAAATGCAGAGCATTTAAAATCCATTGAATACATCTATATCAAGTTTAAAGCAAACCTTCAAAGATATGGCGAAACTGCATCTAAACTTTAACCAGGCTGCGCTGCGAGTAGGAAAGCTCTCCATAAACTTCGTATAATCGAGCTAAAAGGGAATATTTTAGAAACGTACTTCATTTTGAGACATTTCCTCTCGAATCCTTGGGAAATATCGCAcacataattaaaacattttataatagtaTTGTATCttctttttcatgtatttattcgACAAATTGCACACGTGAGGTATAGTAGTTGTGAATAATACTGTATGACTTGTAATAACAGACTTTCACGTAGGAATGCTTCATAAAAATTAAGAATATTGTGATGAACGATAAACAACAATGATATAACAATAACGTGCACATTGCATTATAaggaataatgtggaaatatatcaaaataagtcggcatatgacctataattgtgtcagcgTGCCGTTAAACTCAGCAAAAAcatagaaatatcaaaataagcAGTAAATGGAGAAACATTTGCAGAGGTGTCAAAACGATGGACCTTATTGGCTGAAACTACTCCAATCACGTTGAGATTTTGATAGTAATCTATTACTTGATAAAAAATCGATATGCTTTGAACAAAAAGATTATGGCCATCagatatgtaaatatttcttCGATCACATCTATCATGTTATacttaaataaaacaagaaatgccAATTGAAAGGTAATTTTATTAGTAGTAATTCATCACAAAAGCACATATAAGTCTATACACCATATGGTGTATTTAAGAACCTCTATCAATTGTTGGATGCACAATTAACATTCATAACGGACATTTATTATCACAAAAAGTATATTGTACTATTTATGACACGTTATTTGTTGAACCAGTAAATATATGAAACCTCAATTCATCGTGATTTTCATTTATCATGAACATTTACATCAATCAAATaatgtatagattttttttttgatgacaCGTGTTTGTTGAATCAGTGAAAATGTACTTTCATTCCATGGCTTTTAGCAGCCTTTTAAAAGCAGTCAGCGTACCAGCTTCCCTCATCTTGACGGTAAGTATACCGTGTGTAGACAAAACCCGATTGCCATCAAGGTCCAGGCCTCATGTTCATAAAACATTGTTACTTTTGCCTTAATTGCatgtttaaaatcatattttaagtaGGACTGGggcgattactcggttaatcggatccgattcgattactaggtgaaaccgatttcaattttgcaaaaccgctaatcgctctcaaaaaataaacatcacgagttgtactttatctttatacatttctttgaccagcacatagatccacagtatatttccgctaaaacacatcaacttgaACATAATCGATAGTCTTGAATTTGCATGTCgtgatatatttgaaataaaatacaccaaaatatgacttatcaaTTGTCatactgcttgcaaacgataaagtcggtaagtttctaatgaagtcagctgtAAGTACCTTGATATGGTCGTCAGGAAAGGAAACAGCATTTttaatatggcggccgattaaccggttcgattcgatttcaaacagacgattaaccggtttcaaaattttgaaatcgtcccagccctaattTTAAGTTAACGGTTATTTTCAATGGACTTTCAGTCTCAGCTGGAATTTGATCTTGATGCTCTagtaaaatttactttaaaaaatcttcaatttCAAACTCATCACGATTCTGGTTTTAAGCTTCCCTAAACTTGATGTGAAAAGTGTTTTGTGTACTAAAGCCGTGATTGCCATACATCACCCtctagtctttttttttttgcctccCTTACCTTGACGGGTAAAAATCGTGCACTGTAGCCCTGAATTGCTAGCACGACTCTGGTATTAGCTTCCAAAAACTTGATGGGGAAAATAGTTTCTGATTGCTATACTCGATTTTTATATTTAGCTTTCCTAAACTTGACGTGAAAGGAGTTTTGTGTACTTTGTCCCTGATTGCCATACACCACAGTTCTGATTTTTAGCTTCCCTTAACTTGACGGGAAAAAGAGTTTTGTGTACTAAGTCCTGACTGCCATTACGATTCTGACGTGGTCTTTAGCTTCCTTAACCTTGACGTGAAAATAGTTTCGCGTACTAAAGTCccgattgccatacatcacgaTTCTATTTTTAGCTTCCCTTATTATGACGGGAAAAGTTCCATGTACGAAAAGCCTGATTGCCATACATCACGTTTTTGTAAAGTTGCATGCGAATTTGACTAATCATCAGTAGGTTTCATTTACATAAGCATTTCCTtatttattgtccgtaagtattgacctggcactcattaatcttcaccaatattttcgggcgttttcgttatttcacgtgatattcgtgtcctgaaatatctagatttatcaaaaaaaaacaatttagagaaccaacggcacagtggtgtagtggtaggCTCTCCGACTTGaaaacacgttaccatgggttcgaattcttttctaaccatttttaaaatataattccttgtgtttgtatttgtatctatgattatatattttttatgaaacattgcattttgtaTCGCTAGCAatagttctttgaattgtccgttgaatgaatgaatgcttgtccggtcctgaagattttaaacgacattttgtagaacggttttatgtacgtagaagaatggtaATCGATAGTAGAGCATTTCGTTGATAAAACataagtgtgacaagtttccgtcttttacagataaaatcataaaaaaacaaacaatttggtcagacagaggactcgaacactcaaccctgagattagtggcaaaacgctttgttcgcacagctatatctgcacatgatacgtgatggtatataattggcttttcaatTGCTATATCATTGTTTGGGTTcgtacaccgaaaattaatttacggaaacatacggaatattcatgagtgccaggtcaatacttacggacaatacacaGTTTGCATTCAGTGATTTGCGTTTATTTACACTTTCCTATAAAATTAGAACTTAGTGGACATTAAAAGTGTGGCTTTGTTGATACAGTAAACTACAGTAAACTAGTTTACGAcccgtgttgttttttttaagttgacaACTCCGATGCGGTGTGTTTTCTATCTCATTGTCAATATATTTTACTGTTGCTATGTATTTTGTGTAAAACTATGCCATGTAAAATACCCATAGGTCAAGACAGCACTGCAATGAGGTTTACTTTTGTAACAAATTTTGTGTAACATGACTGTTCAGACTCACTTGTTATAAAGAATAGTTCAGTCGGAGGTTAGACTTTAAAGGCGCTCGCTGTAGTTTTTTTCGGACCAGTCTTTAAGTTGGAATTCCCTGAGACTTTATGTTTAAGCACACCTGAAAACTATGATTACATTATCCTGTTCTGCTGTTTGGAAACGTACAAATCGTTCTCTTTAAGCTGATATAAAATCACCTGTAAGACCATTAGGACACGCACCGTTTTTAGTGAGTATGCATCCCgcacgcttagctcaatagggagagtatGCAACTCCTGCCATTTGCATACttgtgtaatattgaaatatgtttgtattattgATGATAAGCTGTACATGCTTAAATCAGAATAAacctatgttctgttctgttctgttctgttctgttaatatatgtaaaatactacgggcataaaattcagactttcagAAGAAATCAAacacagaacagaaaaaatctttaataactaaaaaacggcagcattttaaaaaatatagagtAGACACTGttgtcaaacaaaattaatttctgttaaattacaTATAGCTACATTGCATATATCGAACGAAAggttatataaaacatttttgtaacatcaaTCTAACATTTTAATAACGTGTTCAAAATTTGGAGTTTTAGACAAGTTTGATCGGAAAGTCACACCCataacattacaaaaacaaatcaattataccACCACCAATACGCAGACTTGTTCTATATCTAACACCCGGGTTTGAGTTAAGGCCCCACATCCAGTCTAGATCTAGGATAAAGATGTAAAAGCTTGCTAACATTAATAATTCAACGCTctgaatgaggctcgaacctacgTCGGTGtatggcaagtgattcgaagtcaggcATGTCATTTTGCGCAGTCTTGAAAAGATGACGTTAGTGGTCTTGTTGGAAAAtatcagggacataaatagatacattTTTCCTGAAGATATACAGCAGAGATGTTGAGAATAAAAACACTCTTGGAAATATCTGTTAAAATTTTACAACAGTCCGTTAAAAAATGAAGGGTTGCGCATTCTACCATAAACGAGAAAACTGTAATACCcttattacacatatatttgttttcgattttatgttatttgttaagACAGTGACTAGGCATCAGTGACTGATTCTTGCAACTTAGTGTCACATACGTAGGGGTTTTATGAGGACTGtgaatactttatttaagtaattttcgtaaGAATGTGATGACCCTCAGTTTACACCGTTGGCAAGGCGGAAGAAATTcgtctgttaattttttttttcgtgacaaataaaatgtgaaatagaTAACTATAAATGCATGTGGTCATTCTgaatagaattataagagactatatcTAAAAGCCGTATCTGTACATTCTATAAATGAATTAAGACCGTAGattatacatatttgtaaagTGATATAATCATGAGATATAATATTTCGAACCTGGCATTAGGAATTTAGGACGCATAAAGACAAGATTTTTCAACGTAAAAGAATAAATCTCTATGTCTTACAGAAATATCACTTATAAATATCTTGTTATGATAGGAAAAGGTGCTCCTGTGTGGAAGTCTCGATGTGCCTACACCCACCCACCTGTCGAAAACCATTGTGTTAAACTTTCGTTAACAGTGTCCTGTCCAACATAAAGATGATCTCGCCTACCTCGGCAAAGTTGTCAGTTTGAGCCCGGACTCGGCCTTGcggaattatttttaaagaagctATCCAGCAAGCCTGCGATAGTTTCTGGTTCTTTCCAGTGTATTTCTCTATTACAAACAGATGATCTCCGACGTTTtacttgaatttaaaaaatgacccaattactgatcaaaatttaacgactGATCAGGTCTCAACGACTTTTTGATCAAactttaatgttgaaatgttgacaggatcaattctcaacgttgaaaaatgacccattttcaacggggtcaaaatttaatgttacaccggcacaGGTCAAATGTATTGTCATATGAGATACAGCAAATGAGTCCGAAGCGCAACTAATGGTCAAAGTCTATAAGTCATGGGATTTAATCGGCATTTGTGTGAACTTTTCCCCCTAACAAATAACGTAACATGCAAAAATCTCAACTTGATCTCATTTCGgaatgtatatcatatattgctatttattcatttgggttttacggcgcaccaacacagtataggttatatggcgccaaacaggactacaaatgttgattccacatctcatttacatcgaaataaaacatgaggtatggaatcaaaatttgcatacctgctggaatcacagagttacagcaaaaccacgtgttaagaccctattagtcgcctcttacgatcatgcaagggtaaggcagtggttccaattcttttcatacacagatcgtcccagaaccacatgagtCATATATTGCTACACAGAACAGTGGTGCGGTGCAATGACCCGGCAACTTAGATGAactcgtacaaaacatgtttgacacagtCTTACACAATTCACTCAACCTTTGTGCTTTAATCAACGCGTTATTCCCGAGGCACTGTTTATGCTCAGTTCACTTAGCACCTGACTTTCGTGACaacatattgttattgttatagcAAGCGTGGGTTTTCAGAGAGGCGAGTCAACAAAATggtatgtaatttttttattctctgttttcttttctattttctttctattgcTGTCGttatttcttttctcatttcttcCGTTAAACTTGTAAATGGTTCATTTTTTGTGGTTTTCGCCCATCTTTACCTGTGATTATCATACAAATTCCTGTAAACGCAAGAAACTACTTCTAGAGAAATATCTAATACAacagtttgttttctttacactgaTTATAAAGATTGATTCCAAAGAATATTCATTAGCTTAAATGTATTTTACTGAGGGTGAAAAGCCAGTCGTTCTCGAGATTTTTTCAGAACGCATTCATTCCGTATAGGGACCGATGCCATTATTATGCACAAACTAGATAGGTATGATGGAATTTTCGCCTGTACTTTTTGCTGTTGCCTGAAGTGaattgttgctatggaaacaatcAAATTATGTATTGTGCACGTATTTTTTACTGGTAACATGTTTTAAGTCTTATTTATTTGACTGTGACAACAACTTGGCATCCAtcaaaaattgtgcaaaaaaGGGGCTTACAACAGACTTCCGCTCtaccatttaaattgaaaattaatttgaaaatattgatttaaaataaatttatatattgttCTATTACACCATATGTTGTCAAACCATTATAGACAAATAATCGTTAATTGGTTAATCCGGGTCTTTCTATCGAATGCAAAGTATCATGcaagtataaacaaatatttttaaaatttttaactgCAAGTGAgacatttacgtttaacaaatcatgttttattagctcacctgagcaatgctcaggtgagtttttctgattgctcgatgtccggcgtctgtctgtcgtctgtcgtctgtcgtctgtctgtccgtcaacatttagcttgtgtatgcgatagaggctgtatttttcaactgatcttcatgaaaattggtcagaatgataaccttgatgaaatctaggccgagtttgaaaatgggtcatctcgggtcaaaaactaggtcactaggtcaaatcaaagaaaaaccttgtgtatgcgatagaggctgtatttttcaactaatcttcatgaatattggtcagaatgataaccttgatgaaatctaggccgagttcgaaaatgggtcatcttgggttaaaaactaggtcactaggtcaaatcaaagaaaaaccttgtgtatgtgatagaggctgtatttttcagttgatcttcatgaatattggtcagaatatttaccttgatgaaatctaggccgagtttgaaaatgggtcatctgggttcaaaaactaggtcactaggtcaaatcaaggaaaaaccttgtgtatgcgatagaggctgtatttttcaattgatcttcatgaaattttgtcagattaattaccttgttgaaatctaggccgagtttgaaaatgggttacccggggtcaaaaactaggtcactaggtcaaatcaaggaaaaaccttgtgtatgcgatagaggctgtatttttcattttatcttcatgaatattggtcagaatgattaccttgatgaaatctaggccaagtttgaaagtgggttatctggggttaaaaaataggtcactaggtcaaatcaaagaaaacccttgtgcatgcgatagaggctgtatttttcaactgatcttcatgaaattttgtcagaatgatagccttgatgaaatctagaccagttttgaaaatggatcatctggggtcgaaaactaggtcaaatcaaagaaaaacgttttgtatgcgatagaggctgtatattttaatcgaggttgatgaaatttagtcagaatgattgccttgatcaaatctaggtcaaatttgaatataggtcatcttagctcaaaaactaggtcattaggtcaaattaaagaaaatgcttgtttacacttaagagaccacatttttgatccaatcttaatgaaaattggtcagaatatttgtttccatgaaatcactatgtcaaacatgttaacactgttatggtgtttttatcaggtgagcgacctagggccatcttggccctcttgttttttgcaGTTTTACAGGTTGCTATGGTGGCATTGCATAGATGAGAGACCATCCATGATTCATACACAACATCGACTGACGTGGTTTCAGATTTGGAGCAGGAAGG
It includes:
- the LOC123528192 gene encoding keratin-associated protein 19-2-like isoform X2; translated protein: MNTRSISVILVACIVGALLIESTEAWGKQCRCAKFCFKWEKMRGWCGKKWPRRVVCCRRWGYGGYGGGYGGGYGGYGGYGGYGGYGGYGGYGGYGGYGGYGGYGGYGGYGYGGYGGYGGYGGYGGYGGKKG
- the LOC123528192 gene encoding keratin-associated protein 19-2-like isoform X1: MNTRSISVILVACIVGALLIESTEAWGKQCRCAKFCFKWEKMRGWCGKKWPRRVVCCRRWGYGGYGGGYGGGYGGYGGYGGYGGYGGYGGYGGYGGYGGYGGYGGYGGYGGYGGYGGYGGYGGYGYGGYGGYGGYGGYGGYGGKKG